Proteins encoded together in one Heterodontus francisci isolate sHetFra1 unplaced genomic scaffold, sHetFra1.hap1 HAP1_SCAFFOLD_329, whole genome shotgun sequence window:
- the LOC137359796 gene encoding probable G-protein coupled receptor 139 has protein sequence MGLVPDLLCYRHWLRSADFNLLTIGILSRGKCGLSKCVTRYLVALAAADLLVIFLDVILRHIPIVYPEQFQFLYSIPVCNIHAILLYAATDCSVWFTVTFTFDRFVAICCQKLKRKYCSEKTAAVVLGTVIVLSCLKNIFWYFMFTGRYLLWNIPWFCDAAEDARNSPVWGTIEFLHYILTPFVPFMVILLLNAVTVRHILVSSRGRRRLRDHSSGERRKDPEMDSRRKSIILLLIISANFILLWAVLMVFSIWSRMWYLGYQSIFLPAFLRELGFMLQLLSCCTNTAFYVVTQTQFRVQLKNVLKYPFTPIFKFIQCCDECMR, from the exons ATGGGCCTGGTCCCAGACCTGTTGTGTTACCGGCACTGGCTCCGATCAGCTGACT ttaacttgctgacgattgggatcttatctcggggaaaatgcgggctctccaaatgtgtcactcgctacctggtagccttggcagcggcggatctactggtcattttcCTGGatgtgatattgagacacattcccattgtttatccggaacagtttcagttcctgtattccatccccgtgtgtaatattcacgccatcctgctttacgcagccacagactgttctgtctggttcaccgtcactttcacctttgatcgatttgtggcgatttgttgccagaagctgaaaaggaaatattgcagcgagaaaacggcggctgtggttctgggaacagtgattgtgctgagctgtttaaagaacatcttctggtattttatgttcacaggtcgGTATTTGCTGTGGAACATCCCATGGTTTTGTGATGCAGCAGAGGATGCTCGAAATTCtcctgtctggggaacaatcgagttcctccattacattCTAACACCGTTTGTCCCATTTATGGTGATTCTACTGCTCAATGctgtcaccgtcagacacattttagtgagcagtagaggacgcaggagactccgggatcATAGCAGTGGGGAGAGacgcaaagacccagagatggatagccgaagaaaatccatcattttactgttaattatctcggcaaatttcattctgttatgggcagtgttaatgGTGTTTTCGATATGGAGCCGGATGTGGTATTTAGGTTATCAGTCTATATTTCTACCGGCgtttctgcgggaattgggcttcatgctacagctgctgagctgctgcacaaacactgcgttttatgtcgtgacccagactcagttcagagtgcagttgaagaatgtgctgaaatatccctttactccaatttttaaattcattcaatgtTGTGATGAGTGCATGAGATAG